From a region of the Aeoliella mucimassa genome:
- the pgk gene encoding phosphoglycerate kinase, giving the protein MPVTPAEMQTWCETIVEGRAAAPDLGLNDYLSAVPRLESLADLPSGTVVLVRGDVDAKPGATVGEGDIRLRSMVDTLKYGQERGWKQVIFGHIGRDPEKSLDKVAKRIGELLGCEVPMIGDWLDEETLTIKPEVKQTIDAAEAGAVIVLENTRKYNIERVMWKAKKDDVPALAENLAKFSNECAEKIGSVYVHEAFSAGSLDASSVVVPAAMEKVALGKYAAGEFDGPMQKCLGATLAVFSGIKIDKLDDMEAMIARGSIKQIFASGSLAMAIRKAIGELDNAPVSLGAAEDPVNKGEPWYIPEDRVAQAKAIVADGREKGITFTVPCDSIIGDGTSKDELEPNDQQFDIGPKSIEKFHAAVGEFIEKHGSGAVAFHNGVFGMFEDPKFEGGTKAWIPELKRMKEAGVEVYVGGGEGGKALDKYGEPDWVTHTFTAGGTVLNALGSEPVPYLVALRLGAK; this is encoded by the coding sequence ATGCCCGTAACCCCTGCCGAAATGCAAACCTGGTGTGAAACCATCGTCGAAGGCCGGGCCGCGGCTCCCGATCTGGGGCTGAACGACTACCTGTCGGCGGTACCACGTCTCGAGTCTCTGGCCGACCTGCCATCGGGCACCGTGGTGCTGGTGCGGGGCGACGTGGACGCGAAGCCGGGCGCAACGGTCGGCGAAGGCGACATCCGCCTGCGTTCGATGGTCGACACCCTCAAGTACGGCCAAGAGCGCGGCTGGAAGCAAGTGATCTTCGGCCACATCGGTCGTGATCCCGAGAAGAGCCTCGACAAAGTCGCCAAGCGCATCGGCGAACTGCTGGGCTGCGAAGTACCGATGATCGGCGACTGGCTCGACGAAGAGACGCTGACCATCAAGCCCGAAGTAAAGCAGACGATCGACGCCGCAGAAGCCGGTGCGGTGATCGTGCTGGAGAACACTCGTAAGTACAACATCGAGCGAGTGATGTGGAAGGCCAAGAAGGACGACGTGCCCGCGCTGGCCGAGAACCTGGCGAAGTTCTCCAACGAGTGTGCCGAGAAGATCGGCAGCGTGTACGTGCACGAAGCCTTCAGTGCTGGTTCGCTCGATGCCTCGAGCGTGGTCGTTCCCGCGGCCATGGAGAAAGTGGCCCTCGGCAAGTACGCCGCTGGCGAGTTCGATGGCCCGATGCAAAAGTGCCTGGGCGCGACGCTGGCCGTGTTCAGTGGTATCAAGATCGACAAGCTCGACGACATGGAAGCCATGATCGCCCGCGGTTCGATCAAGCAAATCTTCGCTTCCGGTTCGCTGGCCATGGCCATTCGCAAAGCCATCGGTGAGTTGGACAACGCTCCCGTGTCGCTCGGCGCCGCGGAAGACCCCGTGAACAAGGGCGAGCCTTGGTACATTCCCGAAGACCGCGTGGCGCAGGCCAAGGCAATCGTGGCCGACGGTCGCGAGAAGGGCATCACCTTCACGGTGCCTTGCGACTCGATCATCGGCGATGGCACCTCCAAGGACGAACTGGAGCCCAACGATCAACAGTTCGACATCGGTCCCAAGTCGATCGAGAAGTTCCACGCAGCTGTTGGTGAGTTCATCGAAAAGCATGGTAGCGGCGCAGTAGCCTTCCACAACGGCGTGTTCGGCATGTTCGAAGATCCCAAGTTCGAAGGTGGCACCAAGGCCTGGATTCCAGAGCTTAAGCGGATGAAGGAAGCTGGCGTCGAGGTTTACGTCGGCGGTGGCGAAGGGGGCAAGGCCCTCGACAAGTACGGCGAGCCCGACTGGGTGACCCACACCTTCACCGCTGGTGGTACCGTGCTCAACGCATTGGGTAGCGAACCAGTGCCTTACCTGGTTGCCCTGCGTTTGGGTGCCAAGTAA
- a CDS encoding potassium channel family protein gives MQLLLLKRLVLVLVLFGTVCAAAVVTYVLHGWRLDDAIYMVVITVFGVGYGEVQPIDSVPLRAVTMALIFTSYGSLIVIVGGFVQMVMEGEISRALSHRRITRGIDELKGHTILCGFGRAGRILAKQLAEANHQFVVVDMDGDRLSEAESHGYLILQGNAVEEETLIKAGVERAKTLASVLAADADNVFITLTARELNPDLHIVARAEYASTEKKLIRSGANRVVLPAVIGGMRMAQLITRPSTEELLASHQNIEELQHELGHIGLKLDELPVTAGSPLDGHAVADIELGGNQGFLIVGVRKRDGHVLVDPEPTTKLADGDAVIVLGHHNDLPQLAKRYTTKKEIYYRGAKVEVTG, from the coding sequence GTGCAATTGCTTCTTCTCAAGCGACTGGTGCTGGTGCTCGTGCTGTTTGGCACCGTGTGCGCGGCGGCCGTGGTGACGTACGTGCTGCACGGCTGGCGGCTCGACGACGCTATCTACATGGTGGTGATCACCGTGTTTGGCGTTGGCTACGGCGAAGTGCAGCCGATCGACTCGGTGCCGCTGCGAGCGGTGACCATGGCCCTAATTTTTACAAGCTACGGCAGTCTTATCGTTATTGTTGGAGGGTTTGTGCAAATGGTAATGGAAGGCGAAATCTCCCGCGCGCTGAGTCATCGTCGCATCACCCGCGGCATCGACGAACTCAAAGGCCACACCATTCTGTGTGGCTTCGGCCGCGCGGGGCGCATCCTGGCTAAGCAACTGGCCGAGGCGAATCATCAGTTCGTGGTGGTCGACATGGATGGCGACCGTCTGAGCGAGGCCGAGTCGCATGGCTATCTCATCCTGCAAGGTAACGCGGTCGAGGAGGAGACGCTCATCAAAGCGGGCGTCGAGCGGGCCAAGACGCTGGCCAGCGTCCTCGCGGCCGATGCCGACAATGTGTTCATCACGCTCACCGCGCGCGAGCTGAATCCCGACCTGCACATCGTCGCCCGGGCCGAGTACGCTTCGACCGAGAAAAAGCTGATTCGGAGCGGGGCGAACCGCGTGGTGCTGCCGGCCGTGATCGGCGGCATGCGCATGGCGCAACTCATCACCCGCCCGAGCACCGAAGAACTGCTCGCCAGTCATCAAAACATCGAGGAGCTGCAGCACGAGCTAGGACACATCGGGCTGAAGCTCGACGAGCTACCAGTAACGGCCGGCTCGCCGCTCGATGGACACGCGGTGGCCGATATCGAACTTGGTGGCAACCAAGGGTTCCTGATCGTCGGCGTTCGCAAACGCGACGGGCACGTACTCGTCGACCCCGAGCCAACCACCAAGCTCGCCGACGGCGACGCAGTAATCGTGCTCGGCCATCACAACGACCTCCCCCAACTCGCCAAGCGGTATACCACGAAGAAGGAAATCTACTACCGCGGGGCGAAGGTGGAAGTCACTGGGTAA
- a CDS encoding sodium:solute symporter family transporter: protein MNPSIGTFDVVVFLLFVISVIAIGLWKSRDEDNEKDAQDYFLAGRGLTWWLVGFSLIAANISTEQFVGMSGKAADWLGMAIASYEWMAAVTLVVVAFVFLPKFLKSGIYTIPEFLEYRYNTFARSVMAVATLIILVGVPTASVIFSGAKVITVFFQGSTFLGLDLGNITVGCWIIGVLAAVYVFAGGLKACAWADLIQGAALVLGGVIVAYLAFQALGNAEPEELILTKRNDTVTVEQLAEASSVERFFALNEGPVPEGKLHMKRPIDDKEIPWSALLLGLWIPNFFYWGLNQYITQRTLGSRSLAEGQKGIVFAAFLKLVIPFVVVIPGILAFNLYGSDLNDAAITKNAKTLAAYAPELYDSLPAHMKPDPENKRNANDLKAIETRLENARERKTDEISVFGFSDVFAGDHPEEARLIADFNAAALGADALAAEIQAGELSAANKEMVEAAKQDKSKALNVKELSLRDYDAAFPVLLKNLLKPGAGVLGFVLAAIFGAVVSSLASMLNSASTIATMDIYRKFRGETTASELVSVGRVFVVLFVLIAMLIAPMLDDPAFDGIFTFIQEFQGFISPGVLGIFLFGLLIPWAPRMCGTVGLVMSPVLYGLFKFGKDIPGANLIPGITEPVKVGWKAVVDWSFLDRMSLTFILVLAVLTVITIVKPLRKPVELPVNESMDVTSSKGALTAGYICIGLTAVLYYVFW, encoded by the coding sequence ATGAACCCTTCGATCGGAACGTTCGATGTCGTGGTTTTTCTCTTATTCGTGATCTCTGTTATCGCGATTGGATTGTGGAAGAGTCGCGACGAGGATAACGAGAAAGACGCGCAAGATTACTTCCTCGCAGGGCGCGGCCTTACTTGGTGGCTCGTTGGCTTCTCGCTGATCGCGGCAAACATCAGCACCGAGCAGTTTGTCGGCATGAGCGGCAAGGCGGCCGACTGGCTTGGTATGGCCATCGCCAGTTACGAATGGATGGCCGCGGTCACCCTGGTAGTCGTTGCGTTTGTGTTCCTTCCTAAGTTTCTGAAAAGCGGCATCTACACGATTCCGGAATTCCTTGAGTACCGCTACAACACCTTCGCCCGCTCGGTCATGGCGGTCGCAACGCTGATCATTCTCGTAGGCGTTCCTACTGCATCGGTGATTTTCTCCGGGGCCAAAGTGATTACCGTGTTCTTCCAAGGCTCCACCTTTCTGGGGCTCGACCTTGGTAACATCACGGTTGGTTGCTGGATTATCGGCGTCCTGGCAGCGGTCTACGTGTTCGCGGGTGGTCTGAAAGCTTGTGCGTGGGCCGACTTGATTCAGGGTGCCGCCTTGGTGCTCGGCGGTGTGATCGTCGCGTACCTCGCCTTCCAAGCCCTTGGCAACGCGGAACCGGAAGAACTGATTCTTACCAAACGCAACGATACCGTTACTGTTGAACAACTTGCCGAGGCCAGTTCCGTCGAACGATTCTTCGCACTCAACGAAGGGCCGGTGCCAGAAGGCAAGCTGCACATGAAGCGTCCCATCGACGACAAGGAAATTCCTTGGAGTGCCCTGCTGCTCGGTCTGTGGATTCCCAACTTCTTCTATTGGGGTCTGAATCAATACATTACGCAGCGAACCCTCGGTTCGCGGTCGCTGGCCGAAGGTCAAAAGGGTATTGTGTTCGCCGCCTTCTTAAAGCTGGTGATTCCGTTCGTGGTGGTGATTCCCGGTATCCTGGCATTCAACTTGTACGGCAGCGATTTAAACGATGCTGCGATAACGAAGAACGCCAAGACTCTGGCTGCCTATGCACCGGAGCTGTACGACTCGCTCCCCGCGCACATGAAGCCGGATCCCGAGAATAAGCGAAACGCAAACGACCTCAAAGCTATTGAGACCCGTCTGGAGAACGCTCGCGAACGCAAGACCGACGAGATCTCGGTGTTTGGTTTCTCGGATGTCTTTGCTGGCGACCATCCTGAAGAAGCCCGCTTGATCGCCGACTTTAATGCAGCTGCTCTGGGTGCCGATGCACTCGCTGCGGAGATTCAAGCTGGCGAGCTCTCGGCAGCCAACAAAGAGATGGTCGAAGCGGCCAAGCAGGATAAGTCGAAGGCATTAAACGTAAAAGAATTGTCACTCCGCGACTACGACGCGGCATTCCCAGTACTGCTCAAGAACTTGCTGAAACCAGGTGCTGGCGTTCTCGGTTTTGTGCTCGCTGCCATCTTTGGTGCGGTGGTCAGCTCGCTGGCCTCGATGCTCAACTCGGCTTCCACGATTGCCACGATGGATATCTATCGCAAGTTCCGCGGCGAAACTACGGCCTCCGAATTGGTTTCGGTCGGTCGTGTGTTTGTGGTGCTGTTCGTGCTGATTGCCATGCTGATCGCTCCCATGCTGGACGACCCAGCCTTCGACGGCATCTTCACATTCATCCAAGAGTTCCAAGGCTTCATCTCGCCAGGCGTGCTGGGCATCTTCCTGTTCGGCTTGCTCATTCCATGGGCTCCTCGCATGTGCGGCACCGTCGGCTTGGTGATGAGCCCTGTACTCTATGGCTTGTTCAAGTTTGGCAAAGACATCCCAGGTGCAAACTTGATTCCTGGGATCACCGAGCCGGTGAAAGTAGGGTGGAAGGCCGTAGTCGACTGGTCGTTCCTCGACCGCATGTCGCTGACGTTCATCCTGGTGCTTGCCGTGCTCACAGTGATCACGATCGTCAAGCCGCTGCGTAAACCAGTGGAGCTTCCGGTGAACGAAAGCATGGATGTTACCAGCAGCAAGGGCGCCCTGACCGCTGGCTACATATGCATCGGCCTGACCGCGGTGCTGTACTACGTTTTCTGGTAA
- a CDS encoding MFS transporter, translated as MHLANTNALVWAIGNGLVSTSLVTYLALGLGASGIAIGLILSAPHLAGLLRLVAPAMMTTGQRRKVVCLTGYLASAMVLVAMPQLAAPREGLDPAIGIATLVICWCVYHLLEYIATIALWSWLGDWMPPPVRGRLVGWRERFLVVGRIVGVTASVLLSFGWEYLDPSAERWVPLYWSASVGAGMLVLAVVPLLWLAPRTSNNEATPTNTWRAMARVLSDRKYASLLLYSCWFAAANGITSSAQAIYPWRVLDINYHQLVGLRSMMYAGQTAMAPTSGWWIDRFGARRLMTICQLIVATGPLFFLISTPSYPWWVAGAFVVWMFYAPLNVSLDTLKLKLVPIEQSAPALAVYYATSDLAFSATALLGSAYYDRLREQGLDAWWLFATFFLSGWVLRSIAAWLVWLIPDIEGS; from the coding sequence ATGCATCTGGCAAACACCAACGCACTGGTGTGGGCCATCGGCAATGGATTGGTCTCGACCTCGCTAGTCACGTACCTAGCCTTGGGACTGGGGGCCAGCGGCATCGCGATCGGGCTGATCCTGTCGGCTCCGCACCTCGCGGGGCTGTTGCGATTGGTCGCCCCCGCGATGATGACCACCGGCCAGCGCCGCAAAGTGGTTTGCCTGACTGGCTATCTGGCGAGCGCCATGGTGCTGGTCGCCATGCCGCAGCTGGCGGCCCCGCGCGAAGGTCTCGACCCAGCCATCGGCATCGCGACGCTGGTGATCTGCTGGTGCGTGTATCATCTGCTCGAATACATCGCGACCATCGCCCTCTGGAGCTGGCTAGGCGATTGGATGCCGCCACCGGTCCGCGGGCGGCTCGTTGGTTGGCGCGAGCGGTTCCTCGTTGTCGGTCGGATCGTGGGCGTCACCGCAAGCGTGCTGCTGTCGTTTGGTTGGGAATACCTCGACCCGAGTGCCGAGCGGTGGGTGCCGCTCTACTGGTCGGCCAGCGTGGGGGCAGGCATGCTGGTGCTGGCCGTGGTTCCGCTGCTCTGGCTGGCTCCACGCACAAGCAACAACGAGGCGACTCCGACGAACACCTGGCGAGCCATGGCCCGCGTGCTGAGCGACCGCAAATACGCATCGCTGCTGCTGTACTCGTGCTGGTTTGCCGCTGCCAATGGCATCACCAGCTCGGCCCAGGCCATTTATCCCTGGCGCGTTCTCGACATTAATTACCACCAACTAGTGGGGCTTAGGTCGATGATGTACGCCGGGCAAACCGCCATGGCACCCACAAGTGGTTGGTGGATCGACCGCTTCGGCGCGCGGCGACTAATGACCATTTGCCAGTTGATTGTCGCGACGGGGCCGCTGTTTTTCTTGATCTCGACGCCGAGCTACCCATGGTGGGTGGCCGGCGCGTTCGTCGTGTGGATGTTCTACGCCCCGCTGAACGTGAGCCTCGACACGCTGAAACTCAAGCTGGTTCCGATCGAGCAATCCGCCCCGGCCCTGGCGGTGTACTACGCGACAAGCGACCTGGCGTTCAGTGCGACCGCCCTGCTGGGGAGTGCCTATTACGATCGCCTGCGCGAGCAGGGACTCGACGCATGGTGGCTGTTCGCAACGTTCTTCCTCAGCGGGTGGGTGCTGCGGAGTATCGCCGCATGGCTGGTCTGGCTCATACCAGACATCGAGGGCAGCTAA
- a CDS encoding serine/threonine-protein kinase, with amino-acid sequence MSDDTKQSDVRLASETETPDVTGAAPSMPPPLPQPARTVLNTQPYTGSVRFAVDVMKPGDRIDDFEVEGVLGRGAFGVVYLARQISLDRQVALKVAPNLGSEGRTMARLEHKHIVQVFSETVDSSQTLKLLCMQLVPGAPLNDVIHDLMQIRQARGHWSGADVLASVDTRSKLTDIFDPSALRDREALEEMDDLEATCWIGACLAEAVDYAHRQGVLHRDIKPANALVNRYGQPLLADFNISFQSLDENASVDERFGGTLAYMAPEHLEAFHPDTDVTAEAVDQRSDLYSLGIVVAELLTGDSPLEFPPKCDNRLLYVERMAAVRGVTGPDIVEGAGDAEKAFSYTIAKCLDPDPEKRYASGAELAAALQGVRELRGYERRYRRQHWIARAVQAHPILWVVIFSLVPQFVGSLFNISYNATQICTKFSPEQHAIFQKLVFGYNLVIYPLAILAGVMLLVPLLRSWRRLEGTQAVDQQEIDWARRRTLMLPMWLLLVAAGGWLPGGVIFPLLIQYFAGSAPPGLYHHFFSSFTISGLIAVAYSLCGVQYVALRGFYSRLWPRAELFRTSAEREIPATRWRVGLMLGLAFVVPTIAAGMLLLTADDANDPFFKILNLSLSIGGGAGFTGMLFVAFRLWRIMDYLTGADRRQ; translated from the coding sequence ATGTCTGACGACACCAAGCAATCTGATGTTCGCCTGGCTAGCGAAACCGAAACGCCCGACGTTACCGGCGCTGCGCCGAGCATGCCGCCGCCGTTGCCGCAGCCCGCTCGCACAGTACTCAACACTCAGCCTTACACTGGCTCGGTTCGCTTTGCTGTCGACGTGATGAAACCAGGCGATCGCATCGACGACTTCGAAGTCGAAGGCGTGCTTGGGCGCGGGGCGTTTGGCGTGGTGTATCTCGCGCGGCAGATCTCGCTCGATCGACAAGTCGCGCTGAAGGTTGCTCCCAACCTTGGTAGCGAAGGTCGCACCATGGCGCGGCTCGAGCACAAGCACATCGTGCAAGTGTTCAGCGAAACGGTCGATAGCAGTCAAACACTCAAACTACTCTGCATGCAGTTGGTGCCTGGCGCGCCGCTGAACGACGTGATTCACGACCTCATGCAGATCCGCCAGGCTCGTGGTCATTGGAGCGGAGCCGACGTATTGGCTTCGGTCGATACGCGGTCGAAGCTCACCGACATCTTCGATCCCTCCGCGCTTCGCGATCGCGAGGCGCTCGAAGAAATGGACGACCTCGAGGCCACCTGCTGGATCGGTGCCTGCCTGGCCGAAGCGGTCGACTACGCCCATCGCCAGGGGGTGCTGCATCGCGACATCAAACCGGCCAACGCGTTGGTGAATCGCTACGGGCAACCTTTGCTGGCCGACTTTAACATCTCGTTCCAGTCGCTCGACGAGAACGCGAGTGTCGACGAACGCTTTGGCGGCACCCTCGCCTACATGGCGCCGGAACATCTCGAAGCGTTCCACCCCGATACCGATGTCACCGCCGAAGCGGTCGACCAACGCTCCGACCTATACTCACTCGGCATCGTAGTCGCCGAGCTACTGACCGGCGACAGCCCGCTGGAGTTTCCGCCGAAGTGCGACAACCGCTTGCTGTACGTCGAACGCATGGCAGCGGTACGCGGGGTGACAGGTCCCGACATTGTCGAAGGCGCCGGCGACGCCGAGAAGGCATTTAGCTACACCATTGCCAAGTGCCTAGATCCCGATCCTGAGAAACGCTACGCCAGCGGAGCCGAGCTGGCGGCCGCCTTACAAGGAGTTCGCGAACTCCGCGGCTACGAACGACGTTATCGACGCCAACACTGGATCGCCCGCGCGGTGCAAGCCCATCCTATCTTGTGGGTGGTCATCTTCTCACTCGTTCCGCAGTTCGTCGGTAGCTTGTTCAACATCAGTTACAATGCGACGCAGATCTGCACCAAGTTCTCACCAGAGCAGCATGCCATCTTCCAAAAGCTGGTATTCGGCTACAACCTGGTGATCTACCCCCTCGCCATCCTGGCCGGGGTGATGTTGCTGGTGCCGCTGCTTCGCTCCTGGCGGCGACTCGAAGGAACCCAGGCGGTCGATCAACAAGAGATCGACTGGGCCCGGCGTCGCACGCTAATGCTGCCGATGTGGCTATTGCTGGTCGCCGCGGGTGGCTGGCTGCCAGGCGGGGTGATCTTTCCTCTGCTCATTCAGTACTTCGCAGGCTCGGCTCCGCCGGGGCTGTACCACCACTTCTTCTCGTCGTTTACCATCTCGGGCCTGATTGCGGTCGCCTACTCGCTGTGCGGCGTGCAGTACGTGGCCTTGCGTGGATTCTACTCGCGACTCTGGCCGCGGGCGGAACTGTTTCGCACGTCCGCCGAGCGGGAGATCCCCGCCACGCGTTGGCGCGTCGGGCTGATGCTCGGGCTGGCGTTCGTCGTGCCGACCATCGCGGCCGGCATGCTGCTGCTCACCGCCGACGACGCAAACGATCCGTTCTTTAAGATACTCAACCTTTCGCTCTCGATCGGCGGCGGAGCCGGCTTCACCGGCATGCTGTTTGTCGCCTTCCGCTTATGGCGGATCATGGATTACCTGACGGGAGCGGATCGGCGACAATGA